Proteins encoded in a region of the Perca fluviatilis chromosome 6, GENO_Pfluv_1.0, whole genome shotgun sequence genome:
- the LOC120561198 gene encoding uncharacterized protein LOC120561198 produces MPPLMDCGVGLLIGYDCSRALAPRQVITGGDYEPYATRTDLGWSIVGGEPQLVRSKDVTGLCHRLLVREIPPVTPAAVIRALESDFTDTRPGEKTISQEDIQFLKVVKERIRQNECGHLEMPLPFKVRPYLPDNKKLALVRLKHLKGKLDRDPKFKDDYVRFMEGVFKDGDAERADKRPETGNAWYIPHQGVYHPRKPDKIRVVFDCSAKYEGTALNDHLLTGPDLTNGMNGVLCRFGKHPIAVMCDVEKMFHVSKEDRDYLRFLWWENGNTNAEPVEYRMKVHLFGASSSPGCANYGMKHLASQNEIEHPSAASFIKKHFYVDEGLISLESVDEAIKLVKEAQAVCAKGKLHLHKFLSNNREVLESISVTECANEVKNVDLNYDDLPEQRVLGVRWNVEKDVFSFKISLDEKPSTGRGILSMVASLYDPLGFLAPFIISGKRVLQEMCQKGVGWDEPLPKELKSRWESWLSDLGNLEKIQIPRCFTPENFGKVLKVELHHFSDASSQGYGQCSYIRLMSEDHVHCALVLGKSRVAPTKIVTIPRLELTAAVISAAVSSMLKEELELRVDREYFWTDSQVVLGYINNEARRFHVFVANRVQRIRETTNPGQWYYVDTVENPADHASRGLKVTELINSNWFIGPKFLWEREVVTNQGSSELLVGDPDVKTIQVLKTETAGQVEFQERLSRFSKWTTLVNVIAWIQRLAKRINKSSPLNVEERRGATLTLIKLAQQHAFKEELHILSQESGKLPCNHQLYQLDPFLEDGVMRVGGRLRRGSAPLDLRHPIILPRDGVVTRLILAHHHNKTQHQGRGQTLNELRANGYWIIGCSKAVAQHIRQCVPCRRARGPCRKKNNGCQIFPQTALILHHRSLTAAWTVLVRSILSKVARNTNGMVSCSRAYAPEQST; encoded by the coding sequence ATGCCCCCGCTAATGGATTGTGGGGTAGGTTTACTGATTGGCTATGACTGCTCGAGAGCACTGGCGCCACGACAGGTCATCACTGGAGGTGACTATGAGCCTTATGCCACTAGGACTGACTTAGGATGGAGCATCGTAGGAGGTGAACCACAGCTTGTGCGATCTAAGGATGTGACTGGTCTGTGTCACCGCTTATTAGTAAGGGAGATTCCGCCTGTTACACCGGCTGCTGTCATTAGAGCGCTTGAGTCCGATTTTACAGACACAAGACCAGGAGAAAAGACCATATCTCAAGAAGATATTCAGTTCCTAAAGGTCGTAAAGGAAAGAATCCGGCAAAATGAGTGTGGTCACTTAGAGATGCCCCTTCCCTTCAAGGTACGTCCTTACCTCCCAGACAATAAGAAGCTTGCCTTAGTCCGGCTCAAGCACCTTAAAGGGAAACTGGACAGAGATCCTAAATTCAAGGATGATTATGTGAGATTTATGGAAGGAGTCTTCAAAGATGGTGACGCAGAGAGAGCAGACAAGCGACCAGAAACAGGAAATGCATGGTACATTCCACACCAAGGGGTCTACCATCCCAGAAAACCAGATAAAATCAGGGTCGTTTTTGACTGCTCTGCCAAGTATGAAGGCACTGCCCTGAATGACCATCTGCTAACAGGACCTGATCTCACAAATGGAATGAATGGAGTGCTCTGCCGGTTCGGTAAGCATCCCATAGCAGTCATGTGTGATGTAGAAAAAATGTTTCACGTTAGCAAAGAAGACAGAGATTATCTGCGGTTCTTGTGGTGGGAAAATGGAAACACCAATGCAGAGCCTGTAGAATACCGTATGAAGGTTCACCTCTTTGGAGCATCATCATCTCCAGGCTGTGCCAATTATGGCATGAAGCATCTCGCCAGCCAGAATGAGATAGAGCACCCTTCAGCAGCTAGCTTCATCAAAAAACATTTCTACGTAGACGAGGGCTTAATAAGCCTGGAGTCAGTTGATGAGGCAATCAAGCTGGTGAAAGAAGCCCAAGCTGTGTGCGCTAAAGGAAAGTTGCACCTTCACAAGTTCCTTTCCAACAATCGAGAGGTGCTGGAGTCTATCAGTGTCACTGAATGTGCTAATGAGGTGAAGAATGTGGATCTCAACTATGATGACCTTCCAGAACAGAGAGTCTTAGGAGTACGGTGGAATGTAGAGAAAGACGTCTTCTCCTTCAAGATCTCCCTTGACGAGAAACCATCCACAGGACGTGGGATTCTCTCTATGGTGGCCTCTTTGTACGATCCGTTAGGATTCCTAGCCCCATTCATAATATCTGGGAAGAGGGTGCTACAAGAGATGTGTCAGAAGGGCGTCGGTTGGGACGAACCACTACCCAAAGAGTTGAAGTCAAGGTGGGAGAGTTGGTTAAGTGACTTGGGAAACCTTGAAAAGATTCAGATCCCTAGGTGTTTCACACCTGAAAACTTTGGCAAGGTTCTGAAAGTTGAGTTGCATCACTTCTCAGATGCCAGCAGTCAAGGCTATGGACAGTGCTCATACATCAGATTGATGAGCGAAGATCATGTACACTGCGCCTTGGTCTTGGGTAAATCGAGAGTGGCTCCTACAAAAATTGTCACAATCCCAAGATTAGAGCTGACCGCAGCAGTGATCTCAGCTGCTGTGAGCAGTATGCTGAAGGAGGAGCTGGAGCTCAGGGTCGACAGAGAGTATTTTTGGACAGATTCCCAAGTAGTCCTAGGGTATATCAACAATGAAGCTCGAAGGTTTCATGTCTTTGTTGCAAATCGTGTGCAGAGAATAAGGGAAACCACAAACCCAGGACAGTGGTACTACGTCGACACAGTGGAGAACCCTGCTGATCATGCCTCAAGAGGCCTCAAAGTAACAGAGCTGATCAACTCAAATTGGTTCATTGGGCCCAAGTTCCTATGGGAGAGAGAGGTAGTTACAAACCAAGGGTCTTCAGAGTTGCTGGTGGGAGACCCTGATGTTAAGACAATCCAAGTGCTGAAAACTGAGACTGCAGGGCAAGTTGAGTTTCAAGAGCGACTGTCACGTTTCTCAAAATGGACCACATTGGTAAACGTCATCGCTTGGATTCAACGATTAGCTAAGAGGATTAATAAGTCATCCCCCTTAAATGTGGAGGAAAGAAGGGGGGCTACACTCACTCTCATAAAGCTAGCACAGCAACATGCCTTCAAAGAAGAGTTGCATATACTCAGCCAGGAATCAGGAAAGCTGCCTTGTAACCACCAACTGTATCAGCTTGACCCATTCCTCGAAGATGGTGTTATGAGAGTGGGAGGTCGACTGAGGAGAGGATCTGCTCCTCTTGATCTGAGACACCCAATTATTCTTCCAAGAGATGGTGTTGTCACACGGCTCATCCTTGcacaccaccacaataaaacacagcaccaAGGCAGAGGACAAACCCTCAATGAACTGAGAGCAAATGGGTACTGGATTATTGGCTGTAGTAAGGCAGTAGCACAGCACATAAGGCAATGTGTTCCCTGTAGAAGAGCTCGTGGGCCATGTAGGAAGAAGAACAACGGATGTCAGATCTTCCCACAGACCGCGTTGATCCTTCACCACCGTTCACTTACTGCGGCATGGACTGTTTTGGTCCGTTCTATACTAAGCAAGGTCGCAAGGAACACAAACGGTATGGTCTCTTGTTCACGTGCCTATGCTCCAGAGCAGTCCACATAG
- the LOC120559999 gene encoding NAD(P)(+)--arginine ADP-ribosyltransferase 1-like yields the protein MAVMVVLAAVLLTYGVSPGIAMEAGESGAVAGVGAGENGVLPLDMAENSVDDMYDGCKDKMKERVTKDLENEKNKDPFFKKVWDKRQLKKQIKNKLLEKDQIVAINYYTFGEENAYLPFNAAVRTQGPQYKTTFGYHALHFLLTTAIRALRASKGDECLTVYRRVNEYFSQDVQNKEIRFGSFTSASLGGYGKELFGEKSCFEIVTCMGADVSNYSKFENEREVLIPPYEVFKVVEIKKRSTMQPDLPCEVVYKVRSTRYYSKSNCALFKK from the exons ATGGCAGTGATGGTCGTTTTGGCAGCAGTGCTTCTCACTTATGGAGTCTCTCCAGGAATTGCAATG GAGGCTGGTGAATCTGGTGCTGTGGCTGGGGTTGGAGCTGGGGAAAATGGTGTGCTTCCACTGGACATGGCTGAAAACTCTGTTGACGACATGTACGATGGGTGCAAAGATAAAATGAAGGAGAGGGTAACAAAAGACCTGGAGAATGAGAAGAACAAAGATCCATTCTTCAAAAAGGTCTGGGACAAGCGACAGCTAAAGaaacagataaaaaataaattactagAAAAAGATCAGATTGTAGCTATTAATTATTACACCTTTGGCGAAGAAAATGCGTATCTTCCTTTCAACGCTGCAGTTCGAACCCAGGGACCTCAGTACAAGACCACATTTGGGTATCACGCACTTCACTTTCTCCTGACTACTGCCATTCGAGCTTTAAGAGCCTCTAAGGGAGATGAATGTCTCACTGTCTACCGTAGAGTCAACGAGTACTTTAGCCAAGATGTTCAAAACAAAGAGATTCGTTTTGGCTCTTTCACCTCAGCCTCACTGGGTGGTTACGGCAAGGAATTGTTTGGAGAGAAGTCATGCTTTGAGATTGTCACGTGCATGGGAGCAGATGTCTCCAACTATTCTAAATTTGAGAATGAAAGAGAAGTGCTGATTCCTCCCTATGAGGTCTTTAAAGTCGTAGAGATAAAGAAGAGGTCAACTATGCAGCCAGATCTTCCATGTGAGGTGGTCTATAAAGTGAGGAGTACACGCTATTATTCCAAGTCGAATTGTGCTCTTTTTAAGAAGTAA